The following coding sequences lie in one Arachis hypogaea cultivar Tifrunner chromosome 4, arahy.Tifrunner.gnm2.J5K5, whole genome shotgun sequence genomic window:
- the LOC112795994 gene encoding uncharacterized protein codes for MQANPNNDSNKRKITTTPTIDEHGALNSPSASKFDQEEAQRALVEMFIGEELPFRFVESPKFRRFVHALQATFKVPSQTTLARDIGALNAEEKMKLQDFLSANCGREQKSSGKDVHGTASKSNASAKGSAHHRHHHHRQKPGTSTSASGPVSEEEIRAVFKQKTRVTTQDLVAKFKARLRCKEDKDAFAEILKEYLKYREIQLQIDPVMLS; via the exons ATGCAAGCAAATCCTAATAATGATtcgaacaaaagaaaaataacgacCACACCGACTATAGATGAGCATGGTGCTTTAAATTCACCCAGTGCTTCCAAATTTGACCAAGAGGAGGCTCAAAGGGCACTTGTGGAAATGTTTATTGGGGAAGAGCTACCATTTCGCTTCGTTGAAAGCCCGAAATTCCGAAGATTTGTGCATGCCCTACAAGCAACATTCAAAGTTCCTTCACAGACTACATTAGCACGTGACATTGGAGCTCTTAATGCTGAAGAGAAGATGAAGTTGCAAGATTTTCTCTCGGCAAATTGTGGTAGA GAACAAAAGTCATCCGGTAAAGATGTACACGGGACTGCTTCTAAAAGTAATGCATCTGCAAAAGGTTCGGCCCACCACcgccatcatcatcatcgtcaaaaGCCTGGGACTTCCACTTCAGCTTCTGGACCTGTGAGTGAAGAAGAAATCAGAGCTGTGTTTAAGCAAAAGACTCGAGTGACCACACAGGATCTTGTAGCTAAATTTAAGGCAAGACTAAGATGTAAAGAG GATAAGGATGCATTTGCAGAGATCCTGAAAGAATATCTAAAATACAGAGAAATCCAACTTCAAATAGACCCAGTTATGTTATCCTGA
- the LOC112795991 gene encoding E3 ubiquitin-protein ligase UPL5-like: protein MHSQVYYVFLFAASKVDPLHLKYFSFAGRVIALALMHKVQVGIVFDRLFFKQLAGKSVTLEDIQAADPYLYSSCKQILEMDADFIDSDALGLTFVREVDELGHRKVVELCSGGKNLVVNSKNREKYVSLLIQNYFETSISEQVSHFAKGFGDILSNSRQQPFFFKSLELEDLDWMLHGSESTISVEDWKAHTEYNGYKETDCQISWFWEIVGRMPAEQRKILLFFWTSVKYLPVEGFRGLASRLYIYRSMETEDRLPSSHTCFYRLCFPPYSSKAVMQDRLRTITQGHIGCSFGSVVLFPESIQGWNVIAALSNVYIGSPPQPAPEQATGTGTLLSHSRFNVERASPLFLFFCLWSSPPSSSPSPIAVTGVGFRFFCLPFASARASCLWVTASHGFLLSFIFKRAGQDCSAGLGSSSGAAEVDISGYPSVLFIVI from the exons ATGCATAGCCAAGTTTACTATGTCTTCTTGTTTGCAGCATCTAAGGTAGATCCTCTGCATCTAAAGTACTTCAGTTTTGCTGGTCGTGTTATTGCATTAGCTTTAATGCATAAGGTGCAAGTGGGTATTGTTTTTGACCGTTTGTTTTTCAAGCAATTGGCTGGAAAGTCTGTTACTTTAGAAGATATACAGGCGGCAGATCCTTACTTGTACAGTAGCTGCAAGCAAATATTGGAGATGGATGCTGATTTCATTGATTCAGATGCTTTAGGACTGACGTTTGTGAGAGAGGTGGATGAATTAGGACACAGGAAAGTGGTTGAACTTTGCTCTGGTGGGAAAAACCTTGTAGTGAATAGTAAGAACAGGGAGAAGTATGTTTCTCTTCTCATTCAAAATTATTTTGAGACATCGATATCTGAGCAGGTATCACATTTTGCCAAGGGTTTTGGTGATATCCTTTCTAACTCAAGGCAACAGCCGTTCTTCTTTAAAAGTTTAGAGCTTGAAGACCTTGATTGGATGCTCCATGGGAGCGAAAGTACTATTTCTGTCGAAGATTGGAAGGCGCATACTGAGTATAATGGCTATAAAGAGACTGACTGTCAAATATCATGGTTTTGGGAG ATTGTTGGTAGAATGCCAGCAGAACAAAGGAAAATTCTTCTGTTCTTTTGGACATCCGTGAAATATCTGCCAGTTGAAGGTTTCCGTGGTTTAGCTTCCCGTCTATACATTTACAGGTCTATGGAAACTGAAGACCGCCTTCCTTCATCGCACACATGCTTTTACAGGCTGTGTTTCCCGCCATATTCATCCAAGGCTGTCATGCAAGATCGCCTTAGAACCATCACTCAAGGACACATCGGTTGCAGTTTCG GTTCTGTAGTTCTGTTTCCCGAATCAATTCAGGGTTGGAATGTCATTGCTGCTCTGTCAAATGTTTATATCGGG TCTCCGCCGCAGCCGGCACCGGAGCAAGCAACTGGCACCGGCACCCTATTGTCTCATTCAAGATTCAACGTTGAACGGGCCTCACCTCTGTTTCTCTTCTTCTGCCTTTGGTCTTCTCCGCCGTCGTCTTCACCGTCGCCGATCGCCGTCACAGGTGTGGGCTTCCGGTTCTTTTGCCTTCCATTCGCCTCTGCTCGTGCTTCTTGCCTATGGGTCACAGCCTCACACG GGTTTCTACTTTCATTCATTTTCAAGAGGGCTGGACA GGATTGCTCAGCAGGGTTGGGATCCTCTTCGGGTGCTGCTGAGGTAGATATCTCTGGTTATCCTTCTGTTCTGTTCATCGTTATTTGA
- the LOC112795987 gene encoding phosphatidate cytidylyltransferase 1-like isoform X1: MGHSLTRDCSAGLGSSSGAAEQTDSRRQGIRESKMTENSNIEAAGMSASTQPSSPLSGVRKDRSAVWDHFDVENDTEKKAKCKYCGSLIQYWNGTSSMGGHLRRCKQNPNNDSNKRKITTTPTIDEHGALNSPSAPSSTGAKIRHRKRSTEAVPEVTKANGGQLLVDDKSKYKSMLIRAYSSIWMIGGFALIIYMGHLYITAMVVVIQIFMAKELFNLLRRAHEDRQLPGFRLLNWHFFFTAMLFVYGRILSPRLVNTVTSDMVLYRLVSSLIKYHMVICYALYISGFMWFILTLKKKMYKYQFGQYAWTHMILIVVFGQSSFTVASIFEGIFWFLLPATLIVINDIAAYIFGFFFGRTPLIKLSPKKTWEGFIGASISTIISAFLLANVMGRSKWLTCPRKDLTTGWLDCDPGPLFKPEPYSLSGWIPHWFPWQEITILPVQGHALCLGLFASIIAPFGGFFASGFKRAFKIKDFGDSIPGHGGITDRMDCQMVMAVFAYIYHQSFVVPQNLSVEMILDQIFMNLSFDEQQALYRRLGEILQQGFQSHS; this comes from the exons ATGGGTCACAGCCTCACACG GGATTGCTCAGCAGGGTTGGGATCCTCTTCGGGTGCTGCTGAG CAAACGGATTCAAGAAGGCAGGGTATTAGAGAG AGCAAGATGACTGAAAACAGTAATATTGAAGCAGCAGGGATGTCCGCTAGCACTCAACCATCTTCTCCACTGTCAGGTGTTCGTAAGGATCGGTCAGCTGTCTGGGATCATTTTGATGTAGAGAATGATACCGAGAAGAAGGCTAAATGCAAATATTGTGGTAGCTTAATACAATATTGGAATGGAACCAGCTCAATGGGTGGTCATTTGAGAAGATGCAAGCAAAATCCTAATAATGATtcgaacaaaagaaaaataacgacCACACCGACTATAGATGAGCATGGTGCTTTAAATTCACCCAGTGCCCCGTCATCTACTGGTGCCAAGATTAGGCACCGAAAACGCTCAACTGAG GCTGTTCCGGAAGTTACCAAAGCAAATGGAGGCCAGTTGCTTGTTGATGACAAAAGCAAATACAAGTCCATGTTAATTCGTGCATACTCATCCATTTGGATGATTGGTGGCTTTGCATTAATCATCTATATGGGTCACCTTTATATTACAGCAATGGTGGTTGTTATTCAAATCTTCATGGCAAAAGAGCTTTTCAATCTACTCAGGAGAGCACATGAAGATAGGCAACTTCCAGGATTTAGGCTATTAAATTG GCATTTTTTCTTCACCGCGATGTTATTTGTTTATGGACGTATTCTTAGTCCACGCCTCGTTAACACAGTAACTTCAGACATGGTATTATATCGGCTAGTGAGCAGTCTTATAAAGTATCATATGGTTATCTGCTATGCCCTTTATATTTCAG GATTTATGTGGTTCATTCTcacattaaagaagaagatgtaCAAGTACCAATTTGGCCAGTATGCTTGGACTCACATGATTCTAATTGTTGTATTTGGGCAGTCCTCCTTCACTGTGGCAAGCATTTTCGAAGGGATTTTCTG gtttcttcttcctgcaacactTATCGTCATTAATGACATTGCTGCTTATATTTTTGGTTTCTTCTTTGGAAGAACTCCTTTGATCAAGTTATCTCCAAAGAAAACTTGGGAGGGGTTTATTGGGGCTTCAATTTCAACTATCATCTCTGCATTTCTG CTTGCTAACGTCATGGGTCGATCTAAGTGGCTAACATGTCCAAGGAAG GACTTGACAACTGGTTGGCTTGATTGTGATCCTGGCCCACTGTTTAAGCCAGAACCTTACTCCTTATCGGGATGGATTCCACACTGG TTTCCTTGGCAAGAGATAACAATCCTGCCAGTTCAAGGGCATGCTCTATGTCTTGGTTTGTTTGCTTCGATTATTGCACCTTTTGGAGGCTTCTTTGCAAGTGGCTTCAAAAGGGCTTTTAAAATAAAG GACTTTGGTGACAGTATTCCGGGACACGGGGGAATTACTGACAGAATGGACTGCCAG ATGGTAATGGCCGTGTTTGCCTATATATATCATCAGTCATTTGTTGTGCCGCAAAATTTATCAGTTGAAATGATCCTGGATCAG ATATTCATGAACCTATCATTCGATGAACAACAAGCTCTATACAGGAGGCTGGGGGAAATATTGCAACAAGGGTTTCAAAGCCATTCTTAG
- the LOC112795987 gene encoding phosphatidate cytidylyltransferase 1-like isoform X3, whose amino-acid sequence MTENSNIEAAGMSASTQPSSPLSGVRKDRSAVWDHFDVENDTEKKAKCKYCGSLIQYWNGTSSMGGHLRRCKQNPNNDSNKRKITTTPTIDEHGALNSPSAPSSTGAKIRHRKRSTEAVPEVTKANGGQLLVDDKSKYKSMLIRAYSSIWMIGGFALIIYMGHLYITAMVVVIQIFMAKELFNLLRRAHEDRQLPGFRLLNWHFFFTAMLFVYGRILSPRLVNTVTSDMVLYRLVSSLIKYHMVICYALYISGFMWFILTLKKKMYKYQFGQYAWTHMILIVVFGQSSFTVASIFEGIFWFLLPATLIVINDIAAYIFGFFFGRTPLIKLSPKKTWEGFIGASISTIISAFLLANVMGRSKWLTCPRKDLTTGWLDCDPGPLFKPEPYSLSGWIPHWFPWQEITILPVQGHALCLGLFASIIAPFGGFFASGFKRAFKIKDFGDSIPGHGGITDRMDCQMVMAVFAYIYHQSFVVPQNLSVEMILDQIFMNLSFDEQQALYRRLGEILQQGFQSHS is encoded by the exons ATGACTGAAAACAGTAATATTGAAGCAGCAGGGATGTCCGCTAGCACTCAACCATCTTCTCCACTGTCAGGTGTTCGTAAGGATCGGTCAGCTGTCTGGGATCATTTTGATGTAGAGAATGATACCGAGAAGAAGGCTAAATGCAAATATTGTGGTAGCTTAATACAATATTGGAATGGAACCAGCTCAATGGGTGGTCATTTGAGAAGATGCAAGCAAAATCCTAATAATGATtcgaacaaaagaaaaataacgacCACACCGACTATAGATGAGCATGGTGCTTTAAATTCACCCAGTGCCCCGTCATCTACTGGTGCCAAGATTAGGCACCGAAAACGCTCAACTGAG GCTGTTCCGGAAGTTACCAAAGCAAATGGAGGCCAGTTGCTTGTTGATGACAAAAGCAAATACAAGTCCATGTTAATTCGTGCATACTCATCCATTTGGATGATTGGTGGCTTTGCATTAATCATCTATATGGGTCACCTTTATATTACAGCAATGGTGGTTGTTATTCAAATCTTCATGGCAAAAGAGCTTTTCAATCTACTCAGGAGAGCACATGAAGATAGGCAACTTCCAGGATTTAGGCTATTAAATTG GCATTTTTTCTTCACCGCGATGTTATTTGTTTATGGACGTATTCTTAGTCCACGCCTCGTTAACACAGTAACTTCAGACATGGTATTATATCGGCTAGTGAGCAGTCTTATAAAGTATCATATGGTTATCTGCTATGCCCTTTATATTTCAG GATTTATGTGGTTCATTCTcacattaaagaagaagatgtaCAAGTACCAATTTGGCCAGTATGCTTGGACTCACATGATTCTAATTGTTGTATTTGGGCAGTCCTCCTTCACTGTGGCAAGCATTTTCGAAGGGATTTTCTG gtttcttcttcctgcaacactTATCGTCATTAATGACATTGCTGCTTATATTTTTGGTTTCTTCTTTGGAAGAACTCCTTTGATCAAGTTATCTCCAAAGAAAACTTGGGAGGGGTTTATTGGGGCTTCAATTTCAACTATCATCTCTGCATTTCTG CTTGCTAACGTCATGGGTCGATCTAAGTGGCTAACATGTCCAAGGAAG GACTTGACAACTGGTTGGCTTGATTGTGATCCTGGCCCACTGTTTAAGCCAGAACCTTACTCCTTATCGGGATGGATTCCACACTGG TTTCCTTGGCAAGAGATAACAATCCTGCCAGTTCAAGGGCATGCTCTATGTCTTGGTTTGTTTGCTTCGATTATTGCACCTTTTGGAGGCTTCTTTGCAAGTGGCTTCAAAAGGGCTTTTAAAATAAAG GACTTTGGTGACAGTATTCCGGGACACGGGGGAATTACTGACAGAATGGACTGCCAG ATGGTAATGGCCGTGTTTGCCTATATATATCATCAGTCATTTGTTGTGCCGCAAAATTTATCAGTTGAAATGATCCTGGATCAG ATATTCATGAACCTATCATTCGATGAACAACAAGCTCTATACAGGAGGCTGGGGGAAATATTGCAACAAGGGTTTCAAAGCCATTCTTAG
- the LOC112795987 gene encoding phosphatidate cytidylyltransferase 1-like isoform X2 — MGHSLTRDCSAGLGSSSGAAESKMTENSNIEAAGMSASTQPSSPLSGVRKDRSAVWDHFDVENDTEKKAKCKYCGSLIQYWNGTSSMGGHLRRCKQNPNNDSNKRKITTTPTIDEHGALNSPSAPSSTGAKIRHRKRSTEAVPEVTKANGGQLLVDDKSKYKSMLIRAYSSIWMIGGFALIIYMGHLYITAMVVVIQIFMAKELFNLLRRAHEDRQLPGFRLLNWHFFFTAMLFVYGRILSPRLVNTVTSDMVLYRLVSSLIKYHMVICYALYISGFMWFILTLKKKMYKYQFGQYAWTHMILIVVFGQSSFTVASIFEGIFWFLLPATLIVINDIAAYIFGFFFGRTPLIKLSPKKTWEGFIGASISTIISAFLLANVMGRSKWLTCPRKDLTTGWLDCDPGPLFKPEPYSLSGWIPHWFPWQEITILPVQGHALCLGLFASIIAPFGGFFASGFKRAFKIKDFGDSIPGHGGITDRMDCQMVMAVFAYIYHQSFVVPQNLSVEMILDQIFMNLSFDEQQALYRRLGEILQQGFQSHS, encoded by the exons ATGGGTCACAGCCTCACACG GGATTGCTCAGCAGGGTTGGGATCCTCTTCGGGTGCTGCTGAG AGCAAGATGACTGAAAACAGTAATATTGAAGCAGCAGGGATGTCCGCTAGCACTCAACCATCTTCTCCACTGTCAGGTGTTCGTAAGGATCGGTCAGCTGTCTGGGATCATTTTGATGTAGAGAATGATACCGAGAAGAAGGCTAAATGCAAATATTGTGGTAGCTTAATACAATATTGGAATGGAACCAGCTCAATGGGTGGTCATTTGAGAAGATGCAAGCAAAATCCTAATAATGATtcgaacaaaagaaaaataacgacCACACCGACTATAGATGAGCATGGTGCTTTAAATTCACCCAGTGCCCCGTCATCTACTGGTGCCAAGATTAGGCACCGAAAACGCTCAACTGAG GCTGTTCCGGAAGTTACCAAAGCAAATGGAGGCCAGTTGCTTGTTGATGACAAAAGCAAATACAAGTCCATGTTAATTCGTGCATACTCATCCATTTGGATGATTGGTGGCTTTGCATTAATCATCTATATGGGTCACCTTTATATTACAGCAATGGTGGTTGTTATTCAAATCTTCATGGCAAAAGAGCTTTTCAATCTACTCAGGAGAGCACATGAAGATAGGCAACTTCCAGGATTTAGGCTATTAAATTG GCATTTTTTCTTCACCGCGATGTTATTTGTTTATGGACGTATTCTTAGTCCACGCCTCGTTAACACAGTAACTTCAGACATGGTATTATATCGGCTAGTGAGCAGTCTTATAAAGTATCATATGGTTATCTGCTATGCCCTTTATATTTCAG GATTTATGTGGTTCATTCTcacattaaagaagaagatgtaCAAGTACCAATTTGGCCAGTATGCTTGGACTCACATGATTCTAATTGTTGTATTTGGGCAGTCCTCCTTCACTGTGGCAAGCATTTTCGAAGGGATTTTCTG gtttcttcttcctgcaacactTATCGTCATTAATGACATTGCTGCTTATATTTTTGGTTTCTTCTTTGGAAGAACTCCTTTGATCAAGTTATCTCCAAAGAAAACTTGGGAGGGGTTTATTGGGGCTTCAATTTCAACTATCATCTCTGCATTTCTG CTTGCTAACGTCATGGGTCGATCTAAGTGGCTAACATGTCCAAGGAAG GACTTGACAACTGGTTGGCTTGATTGTGATCCTGGCCCACTGTTTAAGCCAGAACCTTACTCCTTATCGGGATGGATTCCACACTGG TTTCCTTGGCAAGAGATAACAATCCTGCCAGTTCAAGGGCATGCTCTATGTCTTGGTTTGTTTGCTTCGATTATTGCACCTTTTGGAGGCTTCTTTGCAAGTGGCTTCAAAAGGGCTTTTAAAATAAAG GACTTTGGTGACAGTATTCCGGGACACGGGGGAATTACTGACAGAATGGACTGCCAG ATGGTAATGGCCGTGTTTGCCTATATATATCATCAGTCATTTGTTGTGCCGCAAAATTTATCAGTTGAAATGATCCTGGATCAG ATATTCATGAACCTATCATTCGATGAACAACAAGCTCTATACAGGAGGCTGGGGGAAATATTGCAACAAGGGTTTCAAAGCCATTCTTAG
- the LOC112795990 gene encoding E3 ubiquitin-protein ligase UPL5-like — translation MHSQVYYVFLFAASKVDPLHLKYFSFAGRVIALALMHKVQVGIVFDRLFFKQLAGKSVTLEDIQAADPYLYSSCKQILEMDADFIDSDALGLTFVREVDELGHRKVVELCSGGKNLVVNSKNREKYVSLLIQNYFETSISEQVSHFAKGFGDILSNSRQQPFFFKSLELEDLDWMLHGSESTISVEDWKAHTEYNGYKETDCQISWFWEIVGRMPAEQRKILLFFWTSVKYLPVEGFRGLASRLYIYRSMETEDHLPSSHTCFYRLCFPPYSSKAVMQDRLRTITQGHIGCSFGTW, via the exons ATGCATAGCCAAGTTTACTATGTCTTCTTGTTTGCAGCATCTAAGGTAGATCCTCTGCATCTAAAGTACTTCAGTTTTGCTGGTCGTGTTATTGCATTAGCTTTAATGCATAAGGTGCAAGTGGGTATTGTTTTTGACCGTTTGTTTTTCAAGCAATTGGCTGGAAAGTCTGTTACTTTAGAAGATATACAGGCGGCAGATCCTTACTTGTACAGTAGCTGCAAGCAAATATTGGAGATGGATGCTGATTTCATTGATTCAGATGCTTTAGGACTGACGTTTGTGAGAGAGGTGGATGAATTAGGACACAGGAAAGTGGTTGAACTTTGCTCTGGTGGGAAAAACCTTGTAGTGAATAGTAAGAACAGGGAGAAGTATGTTTCTCTTCTCATTCAAAATTATTTTGAGACATCGATATCTGAGCAGGTATCACATTTTGCCAAGGGTTTTGGTGATATCCTTTCTAACTCAAGGCAACAGCCGTTCTTCTTTAAAAGTTTAGAGCTTGAAGACCTTGATTGGATGCTCCATGGGAGCGAAAGTACTATTTCTGTCGAAGATTGGAAGGCGCATACTGAGTATAATGGCTATAAAGAGACTGACTGTCAAATATCATGGTTTTGGGAG ATTGTTGGTAGAATGCCAGCAGAACAAAGGAAGATTCTTCTGTTCTTTTGGACATCCGTGAAATATCTGCCAGTTGAAGGTTTCCGTGGTTTAGCTTCCCGTCTATACATTTACAGGTCTATGGAAACTGAAGACCACCTTCCTTCATCGCACACATGCTTTTACAGGCTGTGTTTCCCGCCATATTCATCCAAGGCTGTCATGCAAGATCGCCTTAGAACCATCACTCAAGGACACATCGGTTGCAGTTTCGGTACCTGGTGA